From the Terriglobales bacterium genome, the window GCGAGTTGCTCTCCAGCATTGCTCGCCTCCGCTTCCTCAGCCACGCTCATGCTGCAACCTACAACCTTCGTTCGTCGAGCAAATCTCAGCGAACGGCAACCAGGGAATTCTTGCTCTGTCTCACCTCAGGGGGGCACCGCATTTCGCTGGTTAAAACGAAAATTCGCGGCTTTTGGGCAGACATCGAAGATTTTTCGCGCCCAATTTTCGAGTTCGCTGTTTAATTCCCTGTTACTGCGAAAAGGACAGCGGGATCCGCGCTCGGCAGTCGACTACAGCGATCTTGTCAATGAGAGTGTCCTTTCTATTTCCGTCGACGCAAATCGGCGCTCGGCAAACGGCGATGTCTCCCGAAATCTAAGCAGTTCCTCTTAAAAACTGCACAGGATCTGCTGCAATCGCGCGCTCTGAGTTACGAATCGGGTTCTTTCTGAAGGTAGCGAGCACTTTAGTCATCTACATTTCGCGCGCTATCGGTGGCAAATTCAGCACTTGCACATCCAGCACATCTCGATAGCCACCGAGGGGAGAATGAAATTCCAACTTAACAAGAGATTTTTACCCACAGTGTGGGCTCTCGGGGTAGTGACCCTACTCGCAGTGAGCTCGCTCTATGCCGCACAACCGACGATCGGACCCGAAGGTGGCGACGTTCGCACCTTTGCTTATGATCCTCAAAACCCGGACCACATTCTGCTCAGCACCAGCACTGGTCAGATGTATTCGTCCATCGACAATGGAAAGACCTGGTCGCGCTTTGCTCGTATTGGCGAGAGCAGCGATTACGTTCTTGATCACATCTATTTTCATCCCAGCGATTCGCGCATCATCTACGTTGCTGCATGGAGCGTCAACGGCGAGAACGGCGAACTGTTCCGCAGCGAAGATGGTGGACGTAGCTGGCAGTCGCTCCGGCAGATGAAGGGCAAGTCGATTCGCTCGCTGGCGATCGCTCCTTCGAATCCGCAGATGCTCGTTGCCGGCGCGCTCGACGGCGTCTATCGCTCGAACGACGGCGGACACAACTGGGCTCGCATCTCGACTGAGCAGATTCACAACGTTCAGTCGCTCGCGATCGATCCGAAAGATTCCAACGTGATCTATGCGGGAACCTGGCGTCTGGCCTTCAAGACCAGCGATGGCGGCGAGAGCTGGACCAAGCTCGCCAAGGGCATGGACGAAGATTCCGACGTCTTTTCGATCGCAATCGATCCGAAGACTCCGGCCACGGTTTACGCCAGCGCCTGCACTGGCGTGTATAAGAGCGTGAACGGTGGACAGATTTTCCGCAAAGTGGAAGCGATTCCAGTGAACTCGCGCCGCGTGCGCGTGATCAAGGAAGATCCGAGCAATCGCAGCGTGATCTACGCGGGCAGCACGACTGGCCTGTGGAAGAGCGTGAACAGCGGTTTGACCTGGCGTCGTGTCTCGGCTGCGAATCTGATCATCAATGATGTGATGATCGATCCGCGCAATTCCAAGCGCGTTCTTCTTGCTACCGATCGCAGCGGCGTTATGGCCAGCAGCGACGGCGGACTCACCTTCTTGTCTTCTAACAACGGCTTCGCGCATCGACAGATTCGCGCGGTGCTCGTCGACAAGTCCCAGAACGAAACCATGTATGCCGGCGTTGTGAACGACAAGTCGTTTGGCGGCGCCTTCATGTCGGCCGACAACGGCGCGCACTGGTCACAGCTCAGCCGCGGCCTCAACGGCAGCGACGTCTTCGCTCTCGCGCAGGACGGCAACGGCCAGCTCGTCGCCGGAACCAATACGGGAATCTATCGCATGGATGCTGCAACCCGCACGTGGAGCAACGTATTCACGACCGCGGCGTGGCGTCCCGATGTAACCGATCTTCGCATCGATGGCGAGAATTGGTTTGCGGGTTCCACTTCGGGACTCCTCTATTCTCATGACAACGGACGCTCGTGGCAGGTTCAGCGCAACACTGGCAAAGAACCAATCGCGATCGTTCGCAGCAGCGCGAATCGCATTGCCGCAGCTGGATATCGCACGATCATGACCTCCAGCGACGGCCGCAGCTTCGCTCAGATGCCTGCTCCTTCGGTTTCCGTGATCACGGGAATGCTCCTCGATCAGGATTCAGCTCTTTGGGTTTCATCCCCCGAAGGCCTGTTCCGTGAGAAGTCAGTGGGCGGATGGGAGTCAGTGAAGACCAACCTGCCTGATCACAGCATCAAGGCTCTCACCTACGACCAGCGTACGCGTCGTATGTACGCAGTCGTGGATTCGTCGAACGAAGTGTTTGCCAGCAACGACGGCCGCCACTGGACCTCGGTCTACGAAAGCGGCTATCAGGTGCAGGAACTCGTGCCCGCAGGCAACAACCTGCTGGTGGTCACGAAGTACGATGGCATCATCAACTCCGACGCCAGCGACCTCAATGCGAAGCTGAGCGCCAACATCACCAAGTAAGATTTGCTGATTAAGTTTCCGAGGCGGGACCTGACCAGGTCCCGCTTTTTTCTTCGTGTCGACGCCTTTCGATCAAGCCAAAGGCTATTCGTGTCGCAAAGCCACTATCGGATCGAGGCGCATTGCTCGTCTCGCAGGAATCCAGGATGCAGCAATCCCGACGAGCATCAGCAAGACTACAACGGTGGCAAAGGTGACAGGATCGTAGCTTCTGACGCCGAAAAGCTGGCTAGCCATAAGACGCGTTAGGCCCAGCGAAGCAATAATTCCAATCAGTGCGCCCAGGGTTGTCATCCTTGTTCCATGGGTGAGCACGAGGTGCAGGATATCCCGCGGCTGAGCGCCCAAGGCCATGCGCACCCCAATTTCCTGCGTTCTCTGGCTCACCAAGTACGAAATCACTCCGTAGATTCCAACGCACGCCATCACCAGCGCAAGCCCCGCGAAAATCGCCAGCAGGATCATCGAGAATGTTCGTGCGGACATCGAACTCGACCAGAGGTCTTCCATGGTTTGAACGTTGTAGATCACTTCACCCGGATCGAGATCTCTTATCGCAGCGCGAACCTGGCCTATGATCGCCGCTGGATCACCGTTCGTCCGCACCACTACGGCTACTCCGCTTGCTACCAGGGGCATAACCTTCTCGGGAAGCTGCATGAACGGGTAGAAGAACTGCGCTTCGATGACGGATTTCTCGTCGGCGCCAGGTCCCCACTGCTTCACGTGTCCGACTACGCCGACGATCTCAGCCTGTACGTCGAATTGCTCCAGGTTCACGCGCTTTCCTACTGGATCCTGATTAGGGAAGTAAGTACGCGCAAAAACGTCGTCGATGTCGATCACCTTGGGCGCCCGCTCATTGTCTTGCGGCGTGATGAATCTTCCGCGTTCGAGAGTGATTCCCATGGCTTGCTGGAAGCCTGCCTCGACAAGGTAGAAGATTGCCGGATGCATGTCATTGTCGTGTGCCGGCTTAGGCTCGCCTTCGATCCAGAATGGCAACGAGGAATCGTGAATCATTGGCCTTGAGCCCAGCGTTACCGATACGGCTTGTACTCCGGGAAGAGAACGTAACTTGTCGTCGAATGCGCGCAAGCGAGCGCGCGTATCGGCGGAGGTGGTTGTAGGTGTTGACGGCAGAGTGACACTGAATGTGATCGCGTGGCTCGGATTAAAACCGGGATCCACGCGCCACAGTGCCGCAAGCGTTCGTACCATCAATCCTGCGCCGACGAGCAGAATCAGCGCCATTGCTACCTCGCTAGCGACGAACATGCCATGCACACGATGACGAGCTCCGGTCATGGAGCGGCCACCCTCGCTCATCGTCTGTTGCAGGCTTACTTGGCTGCCTTTAAGGGCGGGCGTGAGGCCGAACGCAATTCCCGAAAGCAGGGAAACGGCGGTCGTAAACAACAGCACTCGCACATCGATGTGTATCTCAGTCGCTCGCGGAACAGCCGCAGGCAGTACGCCTGGCAGTGCCCGCGTAGTCCAAAATGCAAACAACAGGCCCAGTACTCCCCCAAGGCTCGAAAGCAGGACACTCTCGGTGAGAAGCTGGCGAATAATGCGCGCTTGGCTCGCCCCCAATGCCGCGCGGACCGCAAACTCTCGAGACCGTCCTATGGATCGCGCCAGAATGAGGCTCGCGACGTTCGCGCATGCGATGAGCAGAAGAAATCCCACGGCAGCCTGAAGCACGAGTAGCAACGGTTGAATATCGCCGACGATATCTTCCTTCATCGCAAGCAGGGTGATGCCAAGGTCTTTGTCCGCTTCCGGATATGCTGCTTCCAGCTTTCTGGCGATGGCATCCATTTCAGCCCGCGCCTGCGCGAGTGTCACTCCGGGAAGAAGGCGGCCGAAAGGACGTGCGCCGACTGAGATGCGGCGGTCTCGAAATGAGGAATCTCTCCATTGACCGATGGGCGTGTAGACATCTCGACTGTTGCCGTAGAAAGTGAAGCTCGCGGGGACCACGCCCACAATCTCGTACGACGATCCGTTCAGCGTTATCGTTTTGCCGATTACCTCGAAAGAGGATCCAAACTTTCTCTTCCACAACCCTCCGCTGATGACTGCCACCGGCGACGCGCCGGGTTGATCGTCATCGGCCCTCAAGTCTCTTCCCAGAATGGGATTCACCTCCAGCGTTGAGAAGAAACTGGAGGAGATCATGTAGCCGG encodes:
- a CDS encoding transcriptional regulator, yielding MKFQLNKRFLPTVWALGVVTLLAVSSLYAAQPTIGPEGGDVRTFAYDPQNPDHILLSTSTGQMYSSIDNGKTWSRFARIGESSDYVLDHIYFHPSDSRIIYVAAWSVNGENGELFRSEDGGRSWQSLRQMKGKSIRSLAIAPSNPQMLVAGALDGVYRSNDGGHNWARISTEQIHNVQSLAIDPKDSNVIYAGTWRLAFKTSDGGESWTKLAKGMDEDSDVFSIAIDPKTPATVYASACTGVYKSVNGGQIFRKVEAIPVNSRRVRVIKEDPSNRSVIYAGSTTGLWKSVNSGLTWRRVSAANLIINDVMIDPRNSKRVLLATDRSGVMASSDGGLTFLSSNNGFAHRQIRAVLVDKSQNETMYAGVVNDKSFGGAFMSADNGAHWSQLSRGLNGSDVFALAQDGNGQLVAGTNTGIYRMDAATRTWSNVFTTAAWRPDVTDLRIDGENWFAGSTSGLLYSHDNGRSWQVQRNTGKEPIAIVRSSANRIAAAGYRTIMTSSDGRSFAQMPAPSVSVITGMLLDQDSALWVSSPEGLFREKSVGGWESVKTNLPDHSIKALTYDQRTRRMYAVVDSSNEVFASNDGRHWTSVYESGYQVQELVPAGNNLLVVTKYDGIINSDASDLNAKLSANITK
- a CDS encoding ABC transporter permease, with product MNTVMSDIRLALRMWKKSPGFTCIAALTLALGIGANTALFSVVNGVLLNPLPYHHSGQLVALYGRYGHAPGSDKQPISYLNFLDWQRESKLFSSMAVYRNEDYLLTGTGEGERLTGYMISSSFFSTLEVNPILGRDLRADDDQPGASPVAVISGGLWKRKFGSSFEVIGKTITLNGSSYEIVGVVPASFTFYGNSRDVYTPIGQWRDSSFRDRRISVGARPFGRLLPGVTLAQARAEMDAIARKLEAAYPEADKDLGITLLAMKEDIVGDIQPLLLVLQAAVGFLLLIACANVASLILARSIGRSREFAVRAALGASQARIIRQLLTESVLLSSLGGVLGLLFAFWTTRALPGVLPAAVPRATEIHIDVRVLLFTTAVSLLSGIAFGLTPALKGSQVSLQQTMSEGGRSMTGARHRVHGMFVASEVAMALILLVGAGLMVRTLAALWRVDPGFNPSHAITFSVTLPSTPTTTSADTRARLRAFDDKLRSLPGVQAVSVTLGSRPMIHDSSLPFWIEGEPKPAHDNDMHPAIFYLVEAGFQQAMGITLERGRFITPQDNERAPKVIDIDDVFARTYFPNQDPVGKRVNLEQFDVQAEIVGVVGHVKQWGPGADEKSVIEAQFFYPFMQLPEKVMPLVASGVAVVVRTNGDPAAIIGQVRAAIRDLDPGEVIYNVQTMEDLWSSSMSARTFSMILLAIFAGLALVMACVGIYGVISYLVSQRTQEIGVRMALGAQPRDILHLVLTHGTRMTTLGALIGIIASLGLTRLMASQLFGVRSYDPVTFATVVVLLMLVGIAASWIPARRAMRLDPIVALRHE